A genomic segment from Streptosporangium roseum DSM 43021 encodes:
- a CDS encoding LacI family DNA-binding transcriptional regulator, whose product MLMNSVSIKDVAARAGVSPGTVSNVLNRPEKVAESTRVRVEEVIRELGFVRHGSASSLRAGHSRTIGLSVIDIGNPFFTDVAAGVEEGASERGYAVILGNSSGDRFKEERNLLVFAEQRVRGVLITPAGTTLAKLDQLRERGINVVLVDHPAERPDQCSVAVNDVTGGSLAVSHLLNGGAERIAYVTGPLTIRQCLDRRLGAERALAAAGRDPGRMLEEIVTNAMNARAGQEAAEKMISQGRLPDAVFCANDLLALGMMRGLLQAGVRVPEDVALIGYDDIDFASASAVSLSSVRQPTHRLGRVATELLLDECDNPESHAHQQIMFQPELVVRESTR is encoded by the coding sequence ATGCTCATGAATTCGGTGAGCATCAAGGATGTCGCGGCGCGTGCCGGTGTCTCCCCCGGCACGGTGTCGAACGTGCTCAACCGTCCGGAGAAGGTCGCCGAGTCCACCCGCGTCCGGGTCGAGGAGGTCATCCGCGAGCTCGGGTTCGTCCGGCACGGTTCGGCCTCCAGCCTGCGGGCCGGGCACAGCCGCACGATCGGCCTGTCGGTCATCGACATCGGCAACCCGTTCTTCACCGACGTGGCGGCGGGCGTGGAGGAGGGGGCCAGCGAGCGCGGATACGCGGTGATCCTGGGCAACTCCTCGGGCGACCGGTTCAAGGAGGAGCGCAACCTGCTGGTCTTCGCCGAGCAGCGGGTCCGGGGAGTGCTCATCACCCCGGCGGGGACGACTCTCGCCAAGCTCGACCAGCTCAGGGAGCGCGGCATCAACGTGGTCCTGGTGGACCATCCGGCCGAGCGGCCCGACCAGTGCTCCGTCGCGGTCAACGACGTCACCGGCGGGTCCCTGGCGGTCTCCCACCTGCTGAACGGCGGGGCCGAGCGGATCGCCTACGTCACCGGGCCCCTCACCATCCGCCAGTGCCTCGACCGGCGGCTCGGGGCCGAACGGGCTCTGGCGGCGGCGGGCCGCGACCCCGGGCGGATGCTGGAGGAGATCGTGACGAACGCGATGAACGCCAGGGCGGGGCAGGAGGCGGCCGAGAAGATGATCTCCCAGGGGCGGCTGCCGGACGCCGTGTTCTGCGCCAACGACCTGCTGGCCCTCGGCATGATGCGCGGGCTGCTCCAGGCGGGCGTCCGGGTGCCCGAGGACGTCGCGCTCATCGGCTACGACGACATCGACTTCGCCTCGGCCTCGGCGGTCTCGCTCAGCTCGGTCCGGCAGCCGACCCACCGGCTGGGCCGGGTCGCCACCGAGCTCCTGCTCGACGAGTGCGACAATCCGGAGTCCCACGCCCACCAGCAGATCATGTTCCAGCCCGAGCTGGTCGTCCGGGAGTCGACCCGCTGA
- a CDS encoding acetylxylan esterase, giving the protein MFVDMPLEQLRDYRPERREPAGFDAFWDRTLAETRRHDLDPVFTEVETGLALVRCFDVRYAGFGGHEIRGWLLVPAAADGPLPCVVQYIGYNGGRGLPHDWLTWPVAGWAVFVMDSRGQGGGRAGDTADPVGGTGPQVSGKLTQGVLDPDGYYYRRLYTDGVRAVEAARSHPLVDPSRVAVSGASQGGALAMAVSALVPDLLFAFIDVPFMSHIRHAAEITDEDPYAELGRFLRGNRHRDDQVFDTLDHFDGVNFAARNTTPALFSVGLRDGVTPASTVFAAYNHYAGPKDIRVWRFNGHEGGESAQVAEHLKAARELLAGRLPLAAGELVP; this is encoded by the coding sequence GTGTTCGTCGACATGCCCCTCGAACAGCTCAGGGACTACCGGCCCGAGCGCCGGGAGCCCGCCGGGTTCGACGCCTTCTGGGACAGGACGCTGGCCGAGACGCGGCGGCACGACCTGGACCCCGTCTTCACCGAGGTGGAGACCGGCCTGGCGCTGGTGCGCTGTTTCGACGTCCGCTACGCGGGCTTCGGCGGCCACGAGATCCGGGGCTGGCTGCTGGTGCCGGCCGCGGCCGACGGCCCGCTGCCGTGCGTGGTGCAGTACATCGGCTACAACGGCGGCCGGGGCCTGCCGCACGACTGGCTGACCTGGCCGGTGGCCGGGTGGGCGGTCTTCGTGATGGACTCCCGGGGACAGGGCGGCGGGCGCGCGGGTGACACCGCCGACCCGGTGGGCGGCACCGGGCCGCAGGTGAGCGGCAAGCTCACCCAGGGCGTGCTGGACCCCGACGGCTACTACTACCGCCGCCTGTACACCGACGGCGTCCGCGCCGTCGAAGCCGCCCGCTCCCACCCGCTGGTGGACCCCTCGCGCGTCGCCGTCTCGGGCGCCAGCCAGGGCGGCGCCCTCGCGATGGCCGTCAGCGCCCTGGTCCCGGACCTGCTGTTCGCCTTCATCGACGTGCCGTTCATGTCGCACATCCGCCACGCCGCCGAGATCACCGACGAGGACCCCTACGCCGAGCTCGGCCGGTTCCTCAGGGGCAACCGCCACCGCGACGACCAGGTCTTCGACACCCTCGACCATTTCGACGGCGTGAACTTCGCCGCCCGCAACACCACCCCGGCCCTCTTCTCGGTCGGCCTGCGCGACGGCGTGACCCCGGCCTCCACCGTCTTCGCCGCCTACAACCACTACGCGGGCCCCAAGGACATCCGCGTGTGGCGCTTCAACGGCCATGAGGGCGGCGAGTCCGCCCAGGTGGCCGAGCATCTCAAGGCCGCACGGGAGCTGCTGGCCGGCCGGCTGCCGCTCGCCGCCGGAGAGCTGGTGCCCTAA
- a CDS encoding ArsR/SmtB family transcription factor, protein MPNYGESLDRVFQALADGTRRAMVQRLIRGPVSVSELARPLEMSLPAVMQHIQVLEACGLVRSEKIGRVRTCRIEPDVLRTAEDWLAEQRTSWERRLDRLGDYLLDDPGTAEQGSL, encoded by the coding sequence ATGCCTAACTATGGCGAATCGCTGGACCGGGTGTTCCAGGCGCTGGCGGATGGAACGCGCCGGGCGATGGTGCAGCGCCTGATCCGCGGGCCGGTGTCGGTCAGCGAACTGGCCAGGCCACTGGAGATGTCGCTACCGGCGGTCATGCAGCACATCCAGGTGCTGGAAGCGTGCGGGCTGGTCAGATCCGAGAAGATCGGCCGCGTCCGCACCTGCCGCATCGAGCCGGACGTGCTGCGGACGGCCGAGGACTGGCTTGCCGAGCAGCGCACGTCCTGGGAACGGCGCCTGGACCGGCTCGGTGACTACCTGCTCGATGATCCCGGCACAGCGGAGCAAGGGAGCTTGTGA
- a CDS encoding SRPBCC family protein, translated as MIDRSVTHATFTLERLYPVTAARVFAAWADPKAKARWFSTPDADHELDFRVGGREVNRSHPDSGLSMTFESLYRDIVPDERIVYTSMLHVGDDLATVSLTTVAFCPADGGTQLVLTEQGAFLDGREEPSWRKHGTGDWLDTLGVELGAGGYE; from the coding sequence ATGATCGACCGTTCTGTCACGCACGCCACGTTCACCCTCGAACGCCTCTACCCGGTCACGGCGGCCCGGGTGTTCGCGGCATGGGCCGACCCGAAGGCGAAGGCCCGCTGGTTCTCCACCCCCGATGCGGACCATGAACTGGACTTCCGGGTCGGGGGCCGGGAGGTCAACCGCAGCCACCCGGACAGCGGCCTGTCGATGACGTTTGAGTCGTTGTATCGCGACATCGTCCCGGACGAGCGCATCGTCTACACCTCCATGTTGCACGTGGGAGACGACCTGGCGACGGTGTCGCTGACGACCGTGGCGTTCTGCCCGGCCGATGGGGGCACGCAGCTGGTCCTCACCGAGCAGGGCGCCTTCCTCGATGGCCGGGAGGAGCCCTCCTGGCGGAAGCACGGCACCGGCGACTGGCTTGACACGCTGGGCGTCGAGCTGGGTGCGGGAGGGTATGAGTGA
- a CDS encoding MFS transporter, whose product MLVLLGTAFFMTILDGTSLLTALPAIEREFRAHGTAVQWAVTAYALAFAGLLLLCGRAADLLGRRRVFLAGMSLRVLASLGCGFAPTVEALVAARALQGVSAAIIAPAALSMVMNAFAEGSERNRALGIWGGIGGFGATAGLLLGGLITDTLGWQWVFWINVPVGVVVLVLAPVMLIESRDEVRVRSFDLAGALTVTSALVLFVYAITGVPDVGWSSHRILGPLAGAMALTGLFVVIERRSKAPLVPFGVLRSRSLVGGDLLLLVTGMAVDGMLIVLTAHAQSVLGWSPVRFGLTAGVMTVAAVVGALVCQRVVTRIGVRPVATVGTALLGGACLLLTRVVSEHSSPELLTFALLVFGAGMGTATVCAQIAAFTGVAERHSGLAAGLADTCFAVGTALGVAIAGSVVAAHAPTSGIAAPQTLVPGHQAAFGVVGLVAALGLVIALAMLGKRSAPVTKETAAPPVDRIVTDRIPT is encoded by the coding sequence GTGCTGGTGTTGCTGGGCACGGCGTTCTTCATGACCATCCTGGACGGCACCAGCCTGCTCACCGCCCTGCCGGCCATCGAGCGGGAGTTTCGGGCGCACGGCACCGCCGTCCAGTGGGCGGTCACGGCCTACGCGCTGGCCTTTGCGGGCCTGCTGCTGTTGTGCGGCCGCGCCGCGGATCTGCTCGGCCGCCGCAGGGTCTTCCTGGCAGGAATGTCGCTGCGCGTGTTGGCCTCGTTGGGATGCGGGTTCGCCCCGACGGTCGAAGCCCTGGTCGCAGCCCGCGCTTTGCAGGGTGTGTCGGCCGCCATCATCGCCCCCGCAGCCTTGTCCATGGTGATGAACGCCTTCGCCGAAGGCAGCGAGCGGAACAGGGCACTGGGAATCTGGGGTGGGATCGGAGGGTTCGGTGCCACCGCCGGGCTGCTGCTGGGCGGCCTGATCACCGATACGCTCGGCTGGCAGTGGGTCTTCTGGATCAACGTCCCGGTCGGGGTGGTGGTGCTGGTCCTCGCGCCGGTGATGCTGATCGAGAGCCGGGACGAGGTGCGTGTCCGCTCCTTTGACCTGGCCGGGGCGCTGACGGTCACTTCGGCTCTCGTGCTGTTCGTCTACGCCATCACCGGCGTCCCTGACGTCGGATGGTCCAGCCACCGGATCCTCGGGCCGCTGGCGGGTGCGATGGCGCTGACCGGCTTGTTTGTCGTGATCGAACGGCGGTCCAAGGCGCCGCTGGTGCCATTCGGGGTCCTGCGGTCGCGTTCTCTGGTCGGCGGCGACCTCCTGCTTCTCGTCACGGGCATGGCGGTCGACGGCATGCTCATCGTCCTCACCGCCCACGCGCAGTCGGTGCTCGGCTGGTCGCCCGTGCGGTTCGGCCTCACGGCCGGGGTGATGACCGTGGCGGCCGTCGTCGGCGCTCTGGTCTGCCAGCGGGTTGTGACCAGGATCGGCGTGCGTCCGGTAGCGACCGTCGGCACTGCCCTGCTCGGTGGAGCCTGCCTGCTGCTCACCAGGGTGGTGTCCGAGCACAGCTCGCCGGAACTGCTGACTTTTGCCCTGTTGGTCTTCGGGGCGGGCATGGGCACCGCCACCGTCTGTGCCCAGATCGCGGCGTTCACCGGTGTCGCCGAACGGCACTCCGGTCTGGCCGCCGGACTCGCCGATACCTGCTTCGCGGTTGGCACCGCCCTCGGCGTAGCCATCGCCGGCAGCGTTGTCGCCGCGCATGCACCCACGTCTGGGATAGCCGCGCCGCAGACGCTGGTTCCCGGTCATCAGGCCGCGTTCGGCGTGGTCGGCCTCGTCGCGGCACTGGGCCTGGTCATCGCTCTGGCCATGCTCGGCAAGCGATCGGCGCCGGTCACCAAAGAGACCGCGGCGCCTCCCGTTGACCGGATCGTGACCGACCGCATTCCCACCTGA
- a CDS encoding pyridoxamine 5'-phosphate oxidase family protein, whose translation MSDCDPVAEIGPFSDSGADVIPWPIALRELEQARLFWLSTVRPDGRPHVTPLLAVWTGGALYFATGDQERKARNLRTNDHCVMTTGTNVLDGIDITIEGRAELVCDPAERSTTADAYESKYGDLLTSSDGTWYGLGDAIRSGKVLLYRIDPEVGFAFGKGETYSQIRYRFQR comes from the coding sequence ATGTCCGACTGTGACCCGGTCGCCGAGATCGGCCCCTTCAGCGACTCCGGCGCCGACGTGATCCCCTGGCCGATCGCACTGCGTGAGCTGGAGCAGGCGCGACTGTTCTGGCTGTCCACCGTCCGCCCCGACGGCCGACCCCACGTGACACCGTTGCTGGCCGTCTGGACCGGCGGCGCCCTGTACTTCGCTACCGGCGACCAAGAGCGCAAGGCGCGTAACCTCCGCACCAACGACCACTGCGTCATGACGACCGGCACGAACGTCCTCGACGGTATCGACATCACCATCGAGGGACGTGCCGAGTTGGTGTGCGACCCGGCTGAACGCAGCACCACCGCCGACGCCTACGAGAGCAAGTACGGCGACCTCCTGACCAGCTCGGACGGCACCTGGTATGGCCTCGGTGATGCCATCCGCTCCGGCAAGGTTCTGCTGTACCGCATCGATCCGGAGGTCGGATTCGCTTTCGGCAAGGGCGAGACGTACAGCCAGATCCGCTACCGCTTCCAGCGCTGA
- a CDS encoding TetR/AcrR family transcriptional regulator C-terminal domain-containing protein — protein MNRETVIAQALDLLDEVGLDAISTRQLARRLDVEQPSLYWHFRNKKELLSAMAETAMAPHATAPLPAPGQDWREWFLDNTRSFRRTLLMRRDGARLHSGSGPGPADLDRIARKMAFLTASGLPEKDAQMAMLAASRFTVGSVLEEQADTDLSTARPANIPTIDHQAAFEAGLALILDGLAHRAEHAQESTRTLPDPDRIN, from the coding sequence GTGAATCGAGAGACCGTCATCGCCCAGGCGCTGGACCTCCTCGACGAGGTCGGCCTGGACGCCATCAGCACCAGGCAGTTGGCCAGACGCCTGGACGTGGAGCAGCCATCGCTCTACTGGCACTTCCGGAATAAGAAGGAACTCCTCAGCGCCATGGCCGAGACCGCCATGGCGCCGCACGCCACAGCACCGCTACCGGCCCCCGGCCAGGACTGGCGGGAATGGTTCCTGGACAACACGCGCAGCTTCCGGCGCACCCTGCTGATGCGCCGTGACGGCGCACGCCTGCACTCCGGATCCGGTCCCGGCCCGGCCGACCTCGACCGGATCGCCCGCAAGATGGCCTTCCTGACCGCCTCCGGCCTGCCCGAGAAGGACGCCCAGATGGCAATGCTGGCCGCCAGCCGCTTCACCGTCGGCAGTGTCCTGGAAGAACAAGCCGACACCGACCTCAGTACGGCCCGCCCGGCTAACATCCCGACGATCGACCACCAAGCGGCTTTCGAGGCCGGACTGGCCCTCATCCTCGATGGCCTGGCCCATCGCGCCGAGCACGCTCAGGAATCGACCAGGACCCTTCCCGATCCCGACCGGATCAACTGA
- a CDS encoding FAD-dependent monooxygenase has translation MALASGTRSLKILICGGGIAGQALAYWLARGGHRVKVVERFPALRATGAQVDLRGQGIEAIERMGLMGAVRSKLVNEAGVAFVNAAGRARATIMANTSGQGRQTLTSEYEIMRGDLVRILNDATKDNVEYVFGKSVDGFDQDEHQVVAYFSDRSSEEFDLLVGADGQGSRLRRAILSEGFDPYWRVGIHMAYWFVSRIASDGNIRDTYMVPGGRQIMRRSHNPSETQVYFVMREDSEEASAIHREPIERQQEFWAGRFAGAGWQTERFIDGMKTSPFFYSQEIVQVRIDTWSKGRVVLVGDAAHCASPYSGMGVSGGLVGAYVLAGEINQHPDDLPTALANYDTMLRPFAEEIQGQVNPRLLRLGMPMTQRAIDAFLTVTGLATALHIPDLVARFSKEDRGGDWRLPDYPQLQAA, from the coding sequence ATGGCTCTCGCATCGGGAACCCGCTCCTTGAAGATCCTCATCTGCGGCGGCGGGATCGCCGGGCAGGCGCTGGCCTACTGGCTTGCCCGTGGCGGTCACCGGGTGAAGGTCGTCGAGCGCTTCCCGGCGCTGCGGGCCACAGGCGCCCAGGTCGACCTGCGCGGCCAGGGCATCGAGGCGATCGAGCGCATGGGACTCATGGGCGCCGTCCGGAGCAAACTCGTGAACGAGGCGGGCGTCGCGTTCGTGAACGCCGCCGGCAGGGCCAGGGCGACGATCATGGCCAACACCTCCGGGCAGGGCCGCCAGACCCTGACGTCGGAGTACGAGATCATGCGCGGTGACCTGGTGCGCATTCTCAACGACGCGACGAAGGACAACGTGGAGTACGTCTTCGGCAAGAGCGTGGACGGCTTCGATCAGGATGAACACCAGGTCGTCGCGTACTTTTCCGACAGATCATCGGAGGAATTCGATCTCCTGGTCGGCGCGGACGGGCAGGGATCGCGACTGCGGCGGGCGATCCTCTCTGAGGGATTCGACCCGTATTGGCGGGTCGGCATCCACATGGCCTACTGGTTCGTCTCGCGCATCGCTTCCGACGGCAACATCCGGGACACCTACATGGTCCCGGGCGGGCGCCAGATCATGCGCCGCAGCCACAATCCGAGCGAGACGCAGGTCTACTTCGTGATGAGGGAAGACTCCGAGGAGGCTTCAGCGATTCACCGCGAGCCCATCGAGCGCCAGCAGGAGTTCTGGGCCGGCAGGTTCGCCGGCGCCGGATGGCAGACCGAGCGCTTCATCGACGGCATGAAGACCAGCCCGTTCTTCTACTCCCAAGAGATCGTCCAGGTCCGCATCGACACCTGGTCCAAGGGCCGCGTGGTCCTGGTCGGTGACGCCGCCCACTGCGCCTCCCCCTATAGCGGCATGGGCGTCTCCGGCGGCCTGGTAGGCGCCTACGTCCTGGCCGGAGAGATCAACCAGCACCCCGATGACCTGCCGACGGCGCTGGCGAACTATGACACGATGCTGCGACCCTTCGCCGAGGAGATCCAAGGCCAAGTCAACCCGCGCCTCCTACGGTTGGGCATGCCCATGACCCAGCGCGCGATCGACGCCTTCCTCACCGTCACCGGGCTGGCCACCGCGCTACACATCCCCGACCTTGTGGCGCGTTTCTCCAAAGAGGACCGCGGTGGAGACTGGCGGCTCCCGGACTACCCACAACTCCAAGCCGCCTAG
- a CDS encoding alpha/beta fold hydrolase, translating to MNDLFWLDTGTGRPLVLLHGGFLDHGMWEDQIPFLASRYRVITPDARGHGRSANATEPFRPTDDLAALLRHLGTGPAILVGISMGASVAVDTALEHPELVSAVVVSGAGTSEPYFTDPWTIQTMTAWHSAMAVGDLDASVEAFTLFAAGPYRTLDDLDPGVVAHLRRMTRDTMSKHTAGEPNLLLQVRDTWERVAKIDVPLLAVNGSADSPDHIGMAERLARTVANGRAIPVDGTAHYPNMERPDVFNEILEGFLRTL from the coding sequence ATGAATGACCTGTTCTGGCTCGACACCGGCACCGGCCGGCCCCTCGTCCTGCTGCACGGCGGCTTCCTGGACCACGGCATGTGGGAGGACCAGATTCCCTTCCTCGCCTCCCGGTACCGCGTCATCACACCCGATGCCCGTGGTCACGGCCGGTCCGCCAACGCCACCGAGCCGTTCCGGCCCACCGACGACCTCGCCGCCCTGCTGCGTCACCTCGGCACCGGCCCCGCGATCCTGGTGGGGATCTCCATGGGGGCAAGCGTCGCGGTCGACACAGCGCTTGAGCACCCGGAACTGGTCAGCGCCGTGGTCGTCAGCGGCGCCGGGACCAGCGAGCCGTACTTCACCGACCCCTGGACCATCCAGACCATGACCGCGTGGCACTCGGCGATGGCCGTCGGCGACCTGGACGCCTCGGTCGAGGCGTTCACGCTCTTCGCCGCGGGCCCGTACCGCACCCTCGACGATCTCGACCCGGGGGTCGTCGCCCACCTGCGCCGGATGACCAGGGACACCATGTCCAAGCACACCGCCGGCGAACCCAACCTGCTCCTCCAGGTACGCGACACCTGGGAGCGCGTCGCCAAGATCGATGTCCCCCTGCTGGCGGTCAACGGCTCCGCCGACTCGCCCGACCACATCGGCATGGCCGAACGCCTCGCCCGCACCGTCGCCAACGGCCGAGCGATCCCGGTCGACGGGACCGCCCACTACCCCAACATGGAGCGCCCGGACGTCTTCAACGAGATCCTCGAAGGCTTCCTGCGCACCCTGTGA
- a CDS encoding MarR family winged helix-turn-helix transcriptional regulator, producing MTEKDHNPAPNEPADRLAEVFDLVGPLYRRAQRKVEQDAPIEGLSVGVRAVLNMLCEHGPMTVPQMGRAQALSRQFVQRMINDAAARNLVEFVPNPAHKRSSLIRLTEEGRAAIIAVIDRERAVLRQAGGDLSDTEIAACIRVLSHLLRFLDHVDVD from the coding sequence GTGACCGAAAAAGACCACAACCCGGCGCCCAATGAGCCGGCCGACCGGCTCGCCGAGGTATTCGACCTGGTGGGGCCGTTGTACCGGCGCGCCCAGCGCAAGGTGGAGCAGGACGCGCCCATCGAGGGGTTGTCCGTCGGCGTACGGGCTGTGCTCAACATGCTCTGCGAGCACGGGCCCATGACCGTCCCCCAGATGGGCCGGGCCCAGGCGCTGAGTCGCCAGTTCGTGCAGCGCATGATCAACGACGCCGCCGCGCGGAACCTGGTTGAGTTCGTCCCCAACCCGGCGCACAAGAGGTCCTCGCTCATCCGGCTGACCGAGGAGGGCCGGGCCGCCATCATCGCCGTGATCGACCGCGAGCGCGCGGTGCTACGCCAAGCCGGCGGCGATCTGAGCGACACCGAGATCGCCGCCTGCATCCGGGTGCTCTCACACCTCCTCCGGTTCCTCGACCACGTCGACGTGGACTAA
- a CDS encoding TetR/AcrR family transcriptional regulator, translating into MQSESRPIGRKRNPIIEEARRRQIIDAAIETVASIGYAQASLSRIAQHAQISKSVISYHFAGKDELLEQVVKQIYDDTWAFIEARLETETTAAGRLRAYIQSNLDYLRSHRSRVLAVGDIVGSHRAADGTPRFATTTDESVITLLTDILRQGLDDGEFRDFDPQVVAVTVGQALIGALSRWAVDPTVDLTAYAIELITLFDRATRK; encoded by the coding sequence ATGCAGTCTGAGAGTAGGCCGATCGGCCGAAAACGAAATCCCATCATCGAAGAGGCCCGCCGGAGACAGATCATCGACGCCGCCATCGAGACGGTGGCGAGCATCGGTTACGCGCAAGCATCGCTGTCCCGGATCGCGCAGCACGCTCAGATCAGCAAGAGCGTGATCTCCTACCACTTCGCCGGTAAGGATGAGCTGCTGGAACAGGTGGTCAAGCAGATCTACGACGACACGTGGGCGTTCATCGAGGCGCGACTCGAAACCGAGACGACCGCAGCAGGCAGGCTCCGGGCCTATATTCAGTCCAACCTCGACTACCTGCGGTCGCACCGCTCTCGTGTGCTGGCGGTGGGAGACATCGTCGGCAGCCACCGCGCAGCCGACGGCACGCCGCGCTTCGCGACGACCACCGACGAATCGGTCATCACGCTGCTGACCGACATCCTGCGCCAGGGCCTGGATGACGGCGAGTTTCGGGACTTCGATCCCCAGGTGGTCGCCGTGACCGTCGGCCAGGCACTCATCGGGGCGCTCAGCCGGTGGGCGGTGGACCCCACCGTCGATCTCACCGCCTATGCCATCGAGCTGATCACCCTTTTCGACCGTGCCACCCGGAAGTAG
- a CDS encoding NUDIX domain-containing protein, with amino-acid sequence MGELIERVDEQDRVLEVVERAGAVRRQWMHRIATTICRDPMGQILVLRRAEGHVRFPGHHDVMVGGAVAVGESYEDAAARELVEELGAGVPVRFLFKFLCQDGISPVWFGVHEALIAEPFVTSSATGRCLNPLASWKRAGGVLALHVGQHVQALAGEPLGHQPQEAGHGAAAGNLGKDRPFRAGGMGVTGTPNHTT; translated from the coding sequence ATGGGTGAGCTGATCGAGCGGGTGGATGAACAGGACCGCGTGCTGGAAGTCGTGGAGCGCGCAGGGGCGGTGCGTCGGCAGTGGATGCATCGGATCGCGACGACGATCTGCCGCGATCCGATGGGGCAGATCCTCGTGCTGCGCCGAGCCGAGGGGCATGTTCGCTTTCCCGGCCACCATGACGTGATGGTCGGCGGCGCCGTGGCTGTAGGCGAATCGTATGAGGACGCGGCGGCCCGCGAACTGGTCGAGGAACTGGGCGCGGGCGTCCCGGTCCGCTTTTTGTTCAAGTTCCTGTGCCAGGACGGGATCAGCCCTGTCTGGTTCGGGGTGCACGAGGCCTTGATCGCCGAGCCATTCGTGACCAGCTCCGCCACAGGCCGCTGCCTCAACCCGCTCGCCAGTTGGAAGCGTGCCGGAGGTGTCCTTGCCCTCCACGTAGGCCAGCACGTGCAGGCGCTTGCGGGCGAACCGCTCGGCCATCAGCCGCAGGAAGCCGGCCACGGCGCCGCGGCTGGGAATCTCGGCAAAGATCGCCCGTTCAGGGCTGGTGGCATGGGCGTTACCGGCACCCCGAATCACACAACGTAA
- a CDS encoding DinB family protein, with product MADMIVPDPVTRDILAAFENVRYQLFGRLEGLTDAEYHWEPVGDCIGIRPGDDGLFRVATLFPESSPEAPDPVTTIAWRIWHIGNLCLRGYVIYLFDDVPDYGDRDVWPGTAKEGIQALAEDWEHFISRIAALGDKRLLAPIGMGPGGWADETYLKLALHALKEVTHHGGEIGLLRDLYLREGV from the coding sequence ATGGCTGACATGATCGTGCCCGACCCCGTCACGCGGGACATTCTCGCGGCCTTCGAAAACGTGCGCTACCAGCTGTTCGGGCGCCTGGAGGGCCTGACCGACGCCGAGTACCACTGGGAGCCGGTCGGCGACTGCATCGGCATCCGCCCCGGCGACGACGGCCTCTTCCGCGTCGCCACGCTCTTTCCGGAATCGAGTCCGGAGGCGCCGGACCCCGTCACGACGATCGCCTGGCGCATCTGGCACATCGGCAACCTCTGCCTGCGAGGCTACGTGATCTACCTCTTCGACGACGTTCCCGACTACGGCGACCGCGATGTGTGGCCGGGCACCGCCAAAGAGGGCATCCAGGCGCTCGCCGAGGACTGGGAGCACTTCATCTCCCGGATCGCAGCCCTCGGCGACAAGCGCCTGTTGGCGCCGATAGGCATGGGCCCCGGCGGTTGGGCCGATGAGACCTATCTGAAGCTCGCGCTGCACGCTCTGAAAGAGGTCACACATCACGGCGGCGAGATCGGCCTGCTGCGCGACCTGTACCTGCGCGAAGGCGTCTGA
- a CDS encoding L-rhamnose mutarotase: MAATGVNARWQAEMAPFFEGLDGRPDEGMATLAEVFHLD; encoded by the coding sequence ATGGCCGCGACCGGGGTCAACGCGCGGTGGCAGGCGGAGATGGCGCCGTTCTTCGAGGGCCTGGACGGCCGCCCGGACGAGGGCATGGCGACGCTCGCCGAGGTGTTCCACCTCGACTGA